Below is a window of Trichosurus vulpecula isolate mTriVul1 chromosome 4, mTriVul1.pri, whole genome shotgun sequence DNA.
ATAGCAGATCttgagagctggccttgaagcaaGGATGACCCGGACTGAAGTCCACATCTTACCCGTACCATGTGAAACCTGGGCAAGTTCCTctacctctcagtgctctagatcAGAGGGGCCAAGCTGGAATGCAGTGGGCTCCCCCAACCAGAAGAAAtctaactgggaaatgtttaacaaaataaacatacTGCGTAacatgatgttaatttgtggttttctgagtcaatacgTGGCCACAGGGAtttcttctatttgagtttgatgccaatGATCCAGGCAACTCTCTACCATATGCTGCAGTAAAAGTGCTCCACCACATTGGCAGAGGACGTTCTCcttgtactaatgaaatcacagatttatcTCCTATCCCTATCTTTCTATGTCAGGCACTGGGGGTTAAACAAAGGGAAACTGGGCCAAGTTCTAGCCCACTGGGACTTGAAATTAAAGGAGGGCAGCATCACAAACATTCTGCTGCtacctaaaataataaaaaagagttcAAGATCTTGAGTCAGTATGacgcaacaacaacaaaaaaggaacagACAAACAGTCAAAGACCTTATGTTTCCAGTCCATCTGAGCTACCTgacagctgggtgaccctgagcaaatgtGGAAAGCAAAGAATGTGGGCCCTTTGGCTCTCAGACCCTATGTTCTATTCTAGACCACAAACCCTGCCTCTACTCCCAAAGGTTCAGTCCTTTCACTGTTTTTCCATTTGGACCCCATTAATATTAACTAATACTGATGTTAATTAATATTATCCTAGATTCATAACTGCACTTTAAAACTAGAAAACCACTTTACATTGtttcagttgattctcacaacaaacctgtcaGATTGTAGTGTTATTACTCTCCTATGGGAAGTGACCTTCCCAGAACTTACAACTAGTGGCTGAGGCAGGACTGGAATCGAAGTCTAGCACTCAATCAATGATGCCTCcatgtaaactacttgaggacAGAAGCTGTACCTTTTCTTTCTCAGTATTCTGAAGAACTCCCCATAAACcaaaatagtaggcatttaacagtAATTATAGTTGACGCTTAATTAGCCCCTTTATGTTGGTTAAACACTCTACATAAATAATCTCACTTGACCCTAAAGAGCTGTGGATTCTCTTTTAAACAAGAAGTAACTAAGACAGGTGAAATAACCTGTCCAGGGTTACGTAGATAGCACAAGTGTCTTAAGTAGGATTCAGATCCATGTGTTCTAGGCTCAGTTCAGCAGgctacaaatgtttgttgaacgaATTTACTCATTCTTCACCTCTACTCTCCAGCTCCAAAAGATAGTAGGTCCttgtggatagaaaactggcctccagtcaggaagatctaagctCAAGCTGCACCTTTGATGCATACTgggtatatgaccctggacaagtaacctctcagtgacccagAAGCCCCAGCACCAGGTACCAAACTGCGTAagtaatgaaatcaaaggtctggaCAAAATGTTCGGTGTTACCGTAGAACAGCCGACAACCTAAATAAGGTCGCTCCAAAGAGCTTTCTTATGACCATCCCTAAGGCCGGACAAGCTACCAGTGGCTTGGTGGTGTTGCTGTCAGtgatcctccctcccccatcagcCCAGGCTGGAGAGCAGGGGCAGTCCCCGGGGCACACAAGTGGACCACAGACACAGGGGGTGGAGGTGTACATTTCCCTCCTCAGgccctcctggcttcctcccggtctcagctaaaattcgcATTCTACAAAGTCCAGCCTGATCTTCTTGCCTTCCCTCGGagatccccacccccactcatgGACCTGGTCTCTCTCTCTAATGTAAATCGCTAATTAGATGCGACAgtgagctcttggagggcagggcctGTGGGTGCttgcctctttctttctgtcattcctttcttcttcctggcacacagcaggcgccTAATGAATGCTTGCTAACAGCCTGGCCGGGCCCGAGTCTTTCCACGTGCCACCGGCTGTCACCCGGGGTCAAGGATCTCAGGGCGGCTACGTGTACTTACGGCTGGCCCAGCCCCGTGGGGCggggagggcagagggagggTCCCAGAGCCCCGGccccgctcccctcccctccccacccatccttcaACCAGCTCCAACCCCCTGGGAGCTCCCACGAGCCTCACTTCCGAATGCCACGCGACGCGAGGCGGGGGCGGCCCCTGAGCCCCGGCGGCGCCGACCATGCCGACGTGCGGCCCCAGCCCAAAGAGCCCTCGGCCGGTGCTCCGGCGGACGTGGGCCCCCGGGACCCACCTGCCAGCAGCGGAGTGGAGGGCGCCATCTTGTCCCGGAAAGAGATCTCCGTCCGTCCGGTGGGCCGGGTCAGAGTTCACGAGGCCGGGGGCCGGCCCCTGCGGGACCTACACGTCGTCTCTGCCGCGGAGACGACGACGTGGTTCTTCCGGCGCGACGGGGCGGGCGGAGGGCGGGGCGCCCCCTGATAGGccgggggaagaggggaggggtgcGGGAGGCCCCGCCCCCGGCGGGCTTGGCGGCCGTCTGCGCACTTCCGCGAGGCGGAGCCTCCTCAGTGCTGACGTTGGCAGCCGGACGCCGCGGAGGTGCGCGGAGCCGTCTCTACAAATTCGGCCCGTTCTTGCCGGCTTCCCCTTTCTCCTCGGCAGCCTCGGGTACAGGCGAGCGGCCCTCTCCCCTGAAGCCGCGGCCCCAGCTGACAGCGCGCGCGCGGCCACCCTTCAGTGCCCCGGCGCGGTTCTCGCGGTGACAGCAGGAGCGGAGCGCCCCCCGCCCCCTTCGCCGCGCACGCGCACAGAGCGGCTCGCCAGCGGCCGGCCGGAGCTCGCGCCCGGGGGCCCCGTCCGGTGAACGCGGCCCAGCGCGGCGGCGGCGGTAGCAGCAGCGGCGGCCCCGGCGGGGCGGGGCGGCAGCGGGCACCGGCCGCAGCGAGCCAAGATGGTCGCCAAGCAGCGGATCCGTATGGCCAACGAGAAGCACAGCAAGAACATCACTCAACGCGGCAACGTCGCTAAGACGTCGGTGAGGCGGCCGGCCCGGGCGGGGGGCGGCGGGCGGCGGGAGGGGAGGGCCCGGGCGCGGGGCTGGGGCGCCACTAACGCCGCGCCTTCTCCCCTTGCAGAGGAACGCCCCCGAGGAGAAGGCTTCCGTGGGGCCCTGGTTGTTGGCGCTCTTCATTTTTGTGGTTTGTGGTTCGGGTAAGTGTCGCCCACTCGTGTCCGCGGTCTGGCCCGGGGGGATGGGGAGCCCCGCCGCCCCGCCCGGGCCAGGTGACAGGGGCCGCGGGGGGCTGCCGTCTGGGGAGTCACCTTCCTTAGCTCGCCTCTGACCTCCTCTGCCCGTCGCGATGACCAGTCGCGATGTGTCGAGAGCTCTGCGGACCTCAAAGCCAGGCAGCCTGCTGTGGGCTCTTGTGGGTCAGGGGCTTGGGGTTACCTGCCTCTGCAGGTGGGGGCTTCAGGTCTTTGTGCTGATCCTTGCCATGTCCCGGGCCCCGGGCTCGGAGAATTCAGCAGCCGGAGGAACAGCATTTCTTGGGGAGACGCGGCAGCCAAGTCCTTTTATGTAATCCGAAGAGGAGGACGGCTTCCGGGGTGAATTTTCGATTCCTCGGAGCGAGTGCAGAAGTAGTCTCACAGGACAAGCTAGTAATGCCAAACTACAAATCCTTGCATTCTTGTGGATcatcttgtttctttttaaatggttTACTGCTGAATTTTTTGTAgccaaatggaattttaaaattggaAGATTTAGACCTGAAAAGGGCTTTTAACGATTCTAGACCAACTGTGgtccccccatttcacagataaagcgACTCAGCCAGAGAAAAATGGAGTGACTTGGCCAGCGTGTTGCCAGTAGTAGTAAATAGCTCAGTTCGGTTTGGACACTGGGTCCTGGGTGTTCTTTATTCCATGCCTGTCTTTCCTAAAATTCAAGGAACCTAAGATTCTTAGGAAAATTTCACTTAATAGGAATATGTAATTTACATTCCCTTATTTGAAGCAACCTCATTCTGCAATGAGAAATGAAACTTGAGGCTTAGGGGTGCTTTGGGAGAAATTAGACTGCCTCAAatgaatataaattgtttttaaagtttgttttaaagtattattttaatatttgccTCTTTTCCTTACAGCAATTTTCCAGATTATTCAGAGTATCAGGATGGGCATGTGAAGTGACTGACCTTAAGATGTTTTCATTCTCCTGTGAATTATAACTTGAACTCATTCCTGATGTTTGATACCCTGGTTTAAAAACAGTTCAGTAAAGCATCCTGCCTCAGAATGACTCTTCATGTCATCCTTCATGTGTCATTCCAAGGTTTCTTCACAAGTCATTCCAAGTTTTCTAGTTCATACCACAGTGCCTTGAAAAGCACCACATGTATAAAGCAATAAAATTTGATTGTTGATCTACGATGGTGGACCCGACTTATTCAGTCAAGTATAAATTCTTGTTTTATGTGATTCAGAAAACTGTATGCAGTATAGATACCTAGACTAAATCTGTATAGACAAAAGGTCTTAGATTTTTGTTTGCCCTTTAATGTATAAATGCAGTTAGTCTTAATTTAAAATTGAAAACTGATTTTTATATAGCAGCTAGGCACTTTATTGCTGTCTTGTGAATTGAAAGCACATTCATTAGGTAAATTTAGCAGCTGTATTATGGTGCTTATAAATGGAACACCTAGATGTAGTTAGCCTACTTTTCCCCTGAAGCCTTTGGCACCTGAAAATGAAAAGACTTTCACAATAGAGGGAGATTCTTAGATCCagaacatttattttaataagaTTATTCCTTTGACACTACCTTGGATTTCTCATGGTTGAGTAAACTAACCTAAGAGGCcataaaaaaaacaacctgatgAAACATTCTGTCACCTCCTTAGTTATTGCAGTTTCTTTGAGGTGATGATGTGGTAGAACCTGTCAACAATGGCTTATAAGTGTGCTGTAAATGTCACCTGAAGTGTTCATGTCAAATATTAAGGGTATTCACCACAGGTTAGGATTTGCAAGTTAAACGGTTCACTATGGCATGGCTTGGAAAGTATGTATTATGAAAATTCCACTAGTCATTTATCAGGTGGTGACATGCTGTTGAGTCCAGCTGTGCCTTAGACCTCATAGCATGTTGATAGCACTTtcaataccaaaaagaaaagaaaaaaggcacaCCAACGAAATTAAGATCAAGTTTAAGTCTACTTTCTTTAGGCTTAAGATTAGAATCCCCACATGAAGATACACATATGGAAAGTTGTATTGACATCTTGTTACAAAATACATTGGACTTAATCATTAGCATTCACTTTGAAGTTGGGGTATGATACTTGACATTATGTTGCTATCAGTTAACCTTTCCTGTTACATTGAGGGTAGGAGAGGGAGCTAAATTTTTGGTTTAAGAAACTGTTGGAAAATACCCAGCCGCTAGTGGCTTTCTCTCATTGACTGTAGTTGTAAGCAACCAGTTGGGCAAAGCTTGGTTTTAATGTATTAATGAAAATGGCATATGTAGTAAATAGGGAAGTGGCTTTTGTGAGATGCTTCCTAGCCGCTCACTTTGATAACATCTGGACAAGACTATAATGAGGCACAGTTGACAGGATTCTCTTAACTTGCTCCCAATCTGTTTAACCAGAGGCAGTTAAAGTAGCAATGACACTGGTAGTGAAGGTTTAACAGAGATAAGTAAACTACTCCTGTCTTTGTAAAAGAATAGGAAAGCTGCTAGTACTGGCCTTTAGCTAAGGTAGGTAGGGTTCTATCTCCTTCATTAGTTGTATTTTTGCCACTTCAGTTAACATAACCAGGTCCCTGTTTGTCCTTTGAAGATAAATGCCTTGGTTAACAGATTCTACTAtactataaaaatgcaaatttttgCTCTAAATTTGAAGCAGGTgccttaattttgttttgagtcaAACCATTCCATTGcaaattttttcttgctttagTACAGTTGGCTTCAAATAAGTATTTTCTGTTTACAGTGTCTTATTGACTAAATTGACTGTTAAATTGGTGTACAAATTAgtcatttcacatctgtaaaaacTCCATTCCCTTTGTATTTACGTGTGTAATTTACCCACCTTATGCATTTTATATTAAGCAATTTATGCATGTTTGGTTAAATGAAAATCTTGTGCTTTTTGATTGGTTTGcccccattaaaaataaaaatgccctCAATATTTGATgattttgttaaagaaaaaacaaaacctcatttAAATGTCTAGTTATTAGATAACAAAATGCTTTGTATTACACTGTTTAGGTTAAAGGAAACATTACTGCTGAGGCTTTGCAATCTTTGGAATAGATGTAAGGAATGAGTTGGAGAGTGCATAGTGATACGTGTACAGtatgcttttaaaattgtttaaatgCTTTCCCTATGTAGAACGTGTCCCTCTTTCACTGTATTGTCTTCATCTATGGAAAACATACCTTCCCTcctattcctctttcttctctccctcccccctcccccactgaatTCTATATTCTATCTAAAAATGTCAGTCAACAATACAAAATTAAATAGTTTATGAGATTATCAACATCTCATTTTCTAACTTTTAGTTGTAATAAATTTCAAGGGGATAACCACATTATTCCATTGTATGCACTTGGTTGTATATAATACACCTCAAAATAAAGTGGTTGTTAAGTAGGTTTGGAAATATTTCTCACTGTATGAAGATTTTCACTGTAATGAAATTCATTGTAACAGGCTTTGTTATTAAAGTACTTTGTGTACTCGCTTTTCATGAGGGCCATGGGATCTTTAAACAGAAGCTTCAGGGACTTGTTTTAATAACACAGCTTATGTCCAGCTCTTGTACTCACCGGGCCTAACAAAAGGGCTTTTTGAGCAAATGTTTGTTATGTGTGAGTCTTTAACATTCCCTGTGAAGATATGGTTGGCTTTTAGGTATAGCTCTCTTCAGGAGCATACTGGTTGGGCAAATTCTGTTTGAATAATCTGTTGTACCAATCAGTAGCAGGTGATTGCTAGATGCAGCATTACCAAAGAAGATAAAACAGGTGCAATtcttgaatgaaagaaaatgaactcAAAGTTTCAGTTTATAAAATGATCAAGTATGAGGTAGGAAGTTTAGTCttttctctgtcacttattaactgtgatcttgggcaggtagAGGATTGTAGCCAAAGAACAGAAATTCTTACCATTAGGAGTCTAAAGCAATGTGGAGTGTTTATGGATTggctaactttttaaaaatgttaatctGTAATTCCCATCAGAGGGATGAAGTGGAGCCCTTTAGTAATTGAAATACAAGTGCCAAAGTAGCACTTTTAGGCCTAATCGACCAAATGAACAGCAACTATAAAAGACTAGGCAAATAAGAATTTTCAGTAAAAATctgaatgtatatatattacacTTTGATCAGGTATCATTAGTTAAACCCTTTTTAGAACACTGGATTTTCCTTAACAGCTTGGGGTACTACTTCCTAGAACAAGGAGAATAGTATCTGATATACatgaagctaaaaaaaaaaaattagacttagAAAATTTCACTCTGTTTCCTGTTCACCCAGAACTGTGTCAggtgctgaaaatacaaagacaaaaatgatatggTCCTTTGTCTTAAAGGAGCTAAGATCCTTCTGGAGaggatatgtacacatatgcaaaatgagaataatcttGAAGGAGGTGGGCACTAGCAGCCCAGGTAATCAGACATGTTAGACAATGGGACTTTTTAAGCGGTAGAGACAggagagtgcatttcaggcatgtgTAAAGACAATACAAAATGGAATATCGGATGAGGGGCAATTTGGCTGGACCAAAGAGTTCTTGATAGAGGGAGTAATGTCTGAATAAGGCTGGAAGGTAGGTTGGGAGCCTGGTTGTGAACCACGAAAAAGGGAATTAATGTTTGATTCTGGAGTTTGAATCctttattgagtaagggaataACACTTATATCTGAGCTATAGGGATAGTAGTTTGACCACTGTGTTGGCGATggattggaggagggaaagaacattTAGGAGGTATTTGCAAAATCCTGGCCAGAAATGATAAGGATCTGAATGATGCTGGCAGCAGTATGAGTTAAGGGAATGGGTGAGAGATATTTCAGTAGTAGAATCAAATTTATGTCTTCAGATGAAGTCCCTCTCAATTCCATTTCCACATCACCAACTACATATTTTGCATTTTGAATTGGATTTCCCACAGGTATCAAATATATTTCCAAAACAATTGGTAACTTTTCCTCTAAAATCCAACTTTCACATGTTCTGATCTCTTAAGGGCACAACACTTTTCAGACATCTAATCTCAAAATTTCAACATCACCAACTTGATGGGGATCTTTCAACATGTATCACTATAATATTGCTAAATCTTGCTT
It encodes the following:
- the SERP1 gene encoding stress-associated endoplasmic reticulum protein 1, producing MVAKQRIRMANEKHSKNITQRGNVAKTSRNAPEEKASVGPWLLALFIFVVCGSAIFQIIQSIRMGM